A window of Clostridiales bacterium genomic DNA:
GTTATCGTGGCAAGCGAGGCTTTAGAAAATATTCAAGACATAGAAAGCAAGAAGTATGCGGACAACGGGGCGCTCAAAATAGGGAATTATACGCTGCATAATTATGCAAACGAGCGTTTTGGAAGGATCGACATCCATAAAGCCTTTACTGTTTCCAGCAACATAGTTTTCGGCCAGATAGGCATGGAAATCGGAGCAGACAGGTTAAAGAAAGGCGCCGAGGATTTCTACTTCAATAAAAATATTCCATTTGACCTTCAGGTTTCAAAGAGCCAATTCCCATCTATAAGCAAAGATCGAATGGACAGCCTGGCACAAAGTTCCATCGGGCAATACGAGGTCAGGGTTACGCCTCTTCAGATGCTCCTCTCGGTATCGGCAATAGCTAATGATGGGGTTATCATGAAGCCATATCTTGTTAAGTCCGTTATAGATACTTATGGCTGGAATATAAGAAGTACAAAACCTAAGGTTCTCTCACAACCCATTTTAAAAGAGACAGCCGATAAGGTTAATGCCATGATGGTGGATGTCGTCAAAAAAGGGACAGGGAAAAAGGCACAGGTTGAAGGAATCGATATAGCCGGAAAAACCGGGACCGCCGATGTCGGCGAAGGCAAGGAACCCCATTCATGGTTTATTGCGTTTGCGCCTGCCAAAGACCCCAAGATTGCGATTGCGATAATCGTAGAAAACGGAGAAACAGGCGGAGGGAAAGCCGCATCCATTTCAGGCAGTTTATTTAAGACATATTTAAACAGATAAGGTGGGAAAAATGTTTGATATATCCGAGCAGTTAAAGCTCCTTCCGGATAAGCCGGGAGTATATATAATGAAGAATAAGGACGGGCATATTATTTATATAGGCAAGGCTGTATCCCTTAAGAACAGGGTGAGGCAGTATTTCCAGAATTCCAAAAACCATTCTCCTAAAGTCAAGGCAATGGTAGAGAATATATCGGAGTTTGAATATATTATAACCGATTCCGAGCTTGAAGCCCTTATACTGGAGTGCAACCTTATAAAAAAACATAAGCCTAAATATAATATTCTTCTTAAAGATGACAAGCATTATCCGTATATAAAAGTTACGATCAATGAAAAGTTTCCAAGAATAATGATGACGAGAAAGATTGAAAAGGACAGGGCAAAATATTTCGGCCCGTATTCCAGTTCATATACGGTCAGGGAAACTTTGGATACCATAAAAAAGCTTTTTCCTGTGAGAACGTGCGGCAGAGCTATTGGGAAAAATAAAAAAGAGAGGCCTTGCCTCAATTATTATATCGGAAGATGCCTAGCTCCCTGTCAGGGTGATGTAAACTGCGAGGAGTACGGCAACATGATAAAGAATATATGCATGTTTTTATCCGGTAAACAGGATGAACTGTTATCGGATCTTGAAGACAGGATGAATAAAGCATCGGAAAATATGGAATATGAAAAGGCGGCCGATTACAGGGACAAGATTGCTGCAATAAAACAGATAAACGAAAAACAGAAAATTATATCCACCGATATGGAAGACGAGGATATAATAGCATATGCAAGATCCAAAGATAAAACTTGCATACAGATTTTCTTTATAAGGACGGGAAAGCTTATAGGCAGAGAACATTACATGTTTGAAGAGACCGATATATCGAGTCCGAAAGAAATACTTACCGAATTTATAAAACAGTTTTATTCGGGCACCGTATTTATTCCCAAAAACATACTTCTTCAGGAGGACATCGATGAAAAGGAAATAATCGAATCGTGGCTTACGGAGAAAAAGGATTCGAAGGTCTATATTAAGGTGCCTCAAAAGGGCGAAAAGAAGGAATTCGTGGATATGGTAGCAGAAAATGCCGCTATTATCCTTAAAAACTTCAGCGATAAACTTCTCAAAGAGAAGAAGATGTCCGAGTATGCCATCGGGGAGCTGGCGTCCATTTTGAATCTTGACGGGATACCCCACAGGATAGAGGCTTTCGATATATCCAACATACAGGGTGTGGATCCTGTAGGTTCCATGGTTGTTTTTATAGATGGGAAGCCCAAAAACAGCGAGTACAGAAGATTTAAAATAAAGACTGTAACAGGGGCAAATGACTATGCCAGCATGCAGGAAGTCATAGAAAGGCGTTTCAGGCATGGACTTGAAGAGCTCCGCATGCTGAAAGAACAAAATATCAACTATGGTAAATTTTCCAACTTTCCGGATCTACTGCTGATAGACGGAGGCAATATTCAGGTAAATGCCGCCAAAGAGGTTCTGGACGGACTTAATATAGATATTCCCATATACGGAATGGTCAAGGATGACAGGCACAGAACAAGGGACTTAGTGCATGATGGAAAGGAGCTTAATCTATCCAGAAATTCAGACTCCTTCAGACTCATATGCAGGATACAGGATGAGGCTCACAGGTTTGCCATAAGCTATCATAGGAGTTTAAGAGGGAAGGGCGTTATGATATCCTTGCTTGATGGAATAGAAGGTATTGGACAGATAAGGAAGAGATCTCTCATAAAGTATTTTGGAAATATAGATAGGATAAAGGAAAGCAGCATAGATGAGATTAAACAGGTTCCGGGGATGAACATTAAATCCGCCAGAGCGGTTTACGATTATTTTCACAGGAACTGAAGCCTTTATATTTCTTCAATTCGTAATATGAAATCAGGCATAAATAAAATAAGCTTAAATTACGGGTGAAGTCTTTAATAATAAATACAGGGAACGTAAAACTGTTTCCCAAAAGATAAAAGGGGTTGATTAAATGAAATATGAATTTGATACGCATACACATACGATTGTCAGCGGCCATGCATACAGCACTCTTCTGGAAAATGCCGAATATGCGTCGAAGATTGGGCTTAAGATGATCGCCGTAACAGATCATGGGCCGGCTATGCCCGGCGGACCTCATATATTTTATTTTGGAAATCTAAGAGTGGTACCTGATAATTTATTCGGTGTCGAGATATTAAGAGGAGTGGAGGCCAACATACTGGATCATGATGGAAAATTGGATATACCGTACGGGATACTTAAAAAACTGGATTTAGTAATCGCAAGCCTTCATGATGTTTGCATAAAACCGGGAAGCGTTGAAGAAAATACTAAAGCGCTTATCAATGCTATGGACAATGAATATGTCGATATTATAGGACATGCGGGGAATCCTGCATTTCCAATTGATATAGATTTATTCGTAGAAAAAGCGAAGGAAAAGGACGTACTGATAGAAATCAATAACAGTTCCCTTGGGACATCAAGGATAGGAAGCTATGATAATTGTTATAAGATTGCAAAGAAGGCGAAAGAGATAGGAGCAAAAGTCGTTATGGGAAGCGATGCCCACATATGCTTTGACATAGGCAATTTTAAACTGGCAGCCGACCTTATAGAAAAGGCCGGCATACCTGAAGAGAATATAATGAACACAGATGTTGGAAAACTAAAAAGGTATCTTTCAGACAAAACTAAAAAGGTGGTTACCGATTTTTGCCGGCATCAGGACGATTAACTTATGTTAACCGTTTTTATTTGCCCAAATCGTCACCGCCTGGCTTCCCATGGCTTTCCATACACTTTCAAATACCGATTTGGAGTAATGTTCCTTATTTCCCGTATAAGGATCGTGAACTATTACGTGGGCTTGTGTATATCCTACAAGCAGCAGCGCATGTTCCGGAATCATCCATGTGACTTTATCCCCATTTTCATCGTACCAGATTTTCGATACCTTTGGTTCAACCATATGGATAGTTGCCCATACGATAACAGGTCTTCCCGAATTGAGTATTTTGTAAAGGTCATCGATTGAAGCACCTGTAACATCACAAGCCTTGTCTTCAAGATACATATTTATAACATCTGCTATAGGTTTGTGAAAGGTGCCATATCCAAAATTGGAAAATGGATCGCCGACAAATACGTTATTTGGGTTTGGCCCGTAAAGCTTTCCATTTTTTAATACTGGTACATGGCCCTTTTTAATATTATTTGCTACATCTACTTTATTTGTATCAACTCCGGCCCATTGGAGCAGCATTGCGGCAGAAGTGGCTTCGCATCCTGTTGGGAGTTCCGGCATCTGGCCTATTACAGGCACGCCGGTGATCTCTATCGAGTAGGCTTTGCCCGCGCCATCATTTATCCAATAAGCCTTGCCGCTATTATCCTTGGACTCTATCGGCTGGACGTTTTTAACGGTACATCCGCATATGGCAGAGCATAATACTAATGATAATGCAGAAACAAATAAAAATTTTTTCAATAATTTCACCTCTTAAATTCATATATTGAAACAATTTCGCATTTACGCCTATCCATTTAAAATTTTATGATTGTAAAGGCAGGTAATTTATCATTATCAGGAGCATAATCAAAATAACATTTCAGCTTTATTATAAAATCCGGCTGTATCGCAGTTTTTCTATAGTTGTATCGAAGATGAAAAGAAGAAGGATTATACGGAAATTTTCAGCTATAATAAAAGATTTAAAGAGATAATAAATGCTTTCGCCGTGATGATTTTTATTGCTATATTCATCGTATCGTTGGTTCTATCGAGACATATTACAAAACCTGTAAGAAAGCTTATAAATAGTACCGAACGAATATCCAAGGGAGATTTCGATTCGAAAATAGATATTGACTCAGAAGATGAAATAGGAGAACTGGCTGGGAGATTTAAAATTATGGTGCAGAGAATAAGGGGGCAGATAAGGATTATCGAAAGAGATCGGGATGATCTTAAAGAAGCCCAGATGCACAGCAAGGTATTTTTCGATAATGTGACCCATGAGCTTAAGACCCCTCTTACTACAATACTTGGATATGCGCAGATTATAAAGGAGAATGGTTTCTCCGACAAAAATTTTTTTGATAAGGGAATTTTCTGCATAATAAATGAAAGCAAGCGGATGAACAAAATGGTGGTACAGGTGCTGGAAATATCAAAATTTAATTCCTCAGGGTCCAAATATCAATTTAAAAGAGTAAATTTTTCTGAACTTATAGTAAAAACATGCGATGAAATGGGCATAAAGGCAAGGAAATACGGAATCAATATACGCTGTTTAATACAAGATGGCCTTGCCATATACGGTGATGAAGATAAGCTTAAGGAAATTATCATTAATCTGATAGATAATTCGATTAAATATGGGAATGTCAATTCTGACGTGGAATGTAAAGCATATCACGAAGGTAACCATATATTTGTAAAGATAAAAGACAAGGGAAAGGGTATACCAAAAGAATGCATTGATAATTTGTTTGAGCCGTTTTACAGAATATCGAAAAGGTTTTCGAGAGAAAAGGGCAGTGTCGGACTGGGGCTTACAATCGTAAAAAAGATAGTGGAAAGGCATAATGGTACTGTAAATATAAAAAGCGTTGAAAATATAGGAACGGAAGTGACACTTGACTTTAAAGGTGAGAATAATGATTAAAATGGAAAATGTAAATAAATATAAGCATTTTTTAATTCCTGCGGCTATTTTATGCTTTTCAATAATCGGTTTTTATATTTTAATCGGCATATACAATTTTAATTTTAAAAAGTCTCGTACGTTTATAATAAACAAAAATTCATTTGAGGATATCTCCTCCGGTAAAAACGGAATAGATATTACAAAGGTTACAAAGTTGGATGTGCCTTATCCTATCGTCGAACCTGACATACTGAACAATAATTCGCTGATATTTACATCTTATAATATCACCGGGACGGAAAGCAGTATATCTATCCTTGATTTCAACAATAACGATCTGTCTGTGTTAAAAATAGACGGTCGCTCAAATCTTTATGGAATTCGTGTGTCACCGGATGGAGGGAAGTTATTGGTTAATGCTGAAAGAAAAAATAGTGCCCCGCAAAATTGCCTGATATTATATGATATGGAAAGCAGTAAAGTTCTAAACATATTATATGATGCAACAGATGCAGAATGGTTTCCTGATGGTAGCGGCTTTATTGGAATCAGCGCAAAAAATATCTTTCACTATACTTTAAAAGGCAGCCGAAAGGATATTATATCAGGTAGCGATATTTTAAAAAAATGTGATCCGGAGACTTATAAGTCTATTTCTCAGAAAGGTGAATATGTTACTTTTAAATACATATATGATATAAAATTATCGGCGGATGGGAATCGGATTTATTTTAAATACAATAATGGTTTGTATAATCTCGATATAAAAAACGGCAAGCTATCTAACATAAAGTTAATGGAAGGAGATGGCAGCATCGATAAATATATGCCTAAATATATACCTTTGAATAACGGCAATATTTTATTCATCAGAAATGCAATAAGTGGCAACAGCGGTATGTATATTTATGATTCTAAAAGCAAAATCATCAGAAATTTACTTCATGGCAATATAAAACTTTTTGATGTATCAAGGGATAATAAAAGGATTGCATATGAATACGAACCGACCTATGAAGATAACAAAGAGGTGGATAGATCAGATATGATATATGCAGCATATCTTGACGGCTATGAATTGGTTTCACCCAAAGTTATATGCAGGGAGTATTCAGATTATGCGAAATGGAGCATTGACGGCAAAAATCTCTTCGTATTCGGCAGCAGGCTCGGAGGGACTAGGATATATAAGTTTGCATTTGATAAATAAAGGGGGCTGATGCAAAACAGACCTGAAAAGGTATGCTGAATTGTTTTGTCGTTGATTTTCATTGGAACAGGATCTTCTTCCTAAGAGATTATAACAAAATTATTATAGCACAAATTCCCGTACGCTTCTCAACCGCTTCAAACGTTCTGCCTTTCACAGCAGCGATGGCATTTTTGCGACTCCCTCTTTTATTTATCGATGTTTATCTTTTTAGACTTGCACAAATTGGGTTATAATTTTATACTTTAATTATTATGGAGGTTAATTGCAAAAATTTTGTTAAATGTGAGTAAAAAATATTTCAACCTGTACAGAAGACTAAATTATTGATGTTCGATATGTTATAGAATCTGCATAAATGGCTTAAAATATAAACAGAATCCGGAGGAGATGCGAACTTGAAAAAGAGTGATGTTATAAAAAGGATCATATCCGTTGTTGGAGAAGACAATGTTAAAATAAATGAACCGATGAGCAGGCATACATCGTTTAAAGTCGGCGGACCTGCAGACATATTTGTCACGCCGGGAAGCGATCTTGAGATAAGGGATGTGCTTAAGATATTCCGCGATAATGGCTTTCCTGTATATGTGATGGGAAACGGTACAAACCTTATTGTGAGGGACAAGGGCATAAGGGGTGCGGTGCTGAAAATATATGACAGGTTCAATGCCATAAGCATCCATGGGGATACATTATCCGCAGATGCCGGTGCACTTCTTTCATGTGTATCAAAACAGGCTCTTGAGGCAGGGCTTAAGGGAATAGAATTTGCATGCGGCATACCGGGCACGGTAGGAGGTGCCATTGCCATGAATGCCGGCGCATATAATGGTGAAATAAAGGATGTAGTGTACTCTGTGGATGCAATAGATAATGATTTCAATATTATAACTATAAGCGGTCCAAAACTGGAATTCGGATACAGGATAAGCACTATAAGCAAGTACGGATACACTGCGCTCAGGGCTAGATTTAAACTGGGGCATGGAAACTATGAAGATATAAAAGACAGGATGGAAACGCTTACGAGAAGGAGAAAGGAAAAGCAGCCCCTTAACCTTCCTAGTGCAGGCAGCACGTTTAAAAGGCCTGAAGGGCATTTTGCAGCGAAGCTTATTGAAGACTCAAACCTGAAGGGTGTAAGTGTGGGCGGCGCAGAAGTATCAAAAATGCATTCCGGATTTATTGTAAACAACGGGAATGCTTCTGCATCTGACATATTGGAGCTTATAAATATCGTAATAGATGAAGTGTATAAGAAATTCAATGTCCGTCTCGAACCGGAAGTCAAGATAATAGGAGAAGAGTAATGCTCTTTCGTCGTTCAAATAGCACAGTACGATCAGCAGCAAACGGCCGATGGCAGTCAACAATTGTTAACTGCCATTTGTAATGCTATAATTAGTTGAAAAGGAGTGATAATATGCGTTTCGTGATTGTAACAGGGCTTTCCGGCGCAGGGAAAACACAGACCATAAGGTGCCTTGAAGACCTTGGGTTTTACTGTGTAGACAACCTACCTCCGGCACTTCTTCCAAAATTTGCTGATCTTTGTTATCAGACAGAAGGTAAAATAGAGAAAGTCGCTCTTGTTATAGATATAAGAGGCGGGAAGTTTTTCG
This region includes:
- a CDS encoding penicillin-binding transpeptidase domain-containing protein, whose protein sequence is MKDGIRKNIIKILIVFSASFVLLIGYLSYFEIRYGEALVSDPKNKRNIDKEYDVLRGSIYDRKMNLVADSQRQADNSQKRIYNKDLEMPYAPVLGYFSMKYGTSGLEKSYSKELLNDNMLNPFKLIRDIMTRADRKGNGLVLTIDSNLQKAAYDALGNNRGAIVAMDPKTGEILCMVSKPTFNPSTIDQDWNSLVKDDENGVLLNRAIQPGIYPPGSTFKVIVASEALENIQDIESKKYADNGALKIGNYTLHNYANERFGRIDIHKAFTVSSNIVFGQIGMEIGADRLKKGAEDFYFNKNIPFDLQVSKSQFPSISKDRMDSLAQSSIGQYEVRVTPLQMLLSVSAIANDGVIMKPYLVKSVIDTYGWNIRSTKPKVLSQPILKETADKVNAMMVDVVKKGTGKKAQVEGIDIAGKTGTADVGEGKEPHSWFIAFAPAKDPKIAIAIIVENGETGGGKAASISGSLFKTYLNR
- the uvrC gene encoding excinuclease ABC subunit UvrC, whose protein sequence is MFDISEQLKLLPDKPGVYIMKNKDGHIIYIGKAVSLKNRVRQYFQNSKNHSPKVKAMVENISEFEYIITDSELEALILECNLIKKHKPKYNILLKDDKHYPYIKVTINEKFPRIMMTRKIEKDRAKYFGPYSSSYTVRETLDTIKKLFPVRTCGRAIGKNKKERPCLNYYIGRCLAPCQGDVNCEEYGNMIKNICMFLSGKQDELLSDLEDRMNKASENMEYEKAADYRDKIAAIKQINEKQKIISTDMEDEDIIAYARSKDKTCIQIFFIRTGKLIGREHYMFEETDISSPKEILTEFIKQFYSGTVFIPKNILLQEDIDEKEIIESWLTEKKDSKVYIKVPQKGEKKEFVDMVAENAAIILKNFSDKLLKEKKMSEYAIGELASILNLDGIPHRIEAFDISNIQGVDPVGSMVVFIDGKPKNSEYRRFKIKTVTGANDYASMQEVIERRFRHGLEELRMLKEQNINYGKFSNFPDLLLIDGGNIQVNAAKEVLDGLNIDIPIYGMVKDDRHRTRDLVHDGKELNLSRNSDSFRLICRIQDEAHRFAISYHRSLRGKGVMISLLDGIEGIGQIRKRSLIKYFGNIDRIKESSIDEIKQVPGMNIKSARAVYDYFHRN
- a CDS encoding phosphatase — its product is MKYEFDTHTHTIVSGHAYSTLLENAEYASKIGLKMIAVTDHGPAMPGGPHIFYFGNLRVVPDNLFGVEILRGVEANILDHDGKLDIPYGILKKLDLVIASLHDVCIKPGSVEENTKALINAMDNEYVDIIGHAGNPAFPIDIDLFVEKAKEKDVLIEINNSSLGTSRIGSYDNCYKIAKKAKEIGAKVVMGSDAHICFDIGNFKLAADLIEKAGIPEENIMNTDVGKLKRYLSDKTKKVVTDFCRHQDD
- a CDS encoding C39 family peptidase, whose product is MKKFLFVSALSLVLCSAICGCTVKNVQPIESKDNSGKAYWINDGAGKAYSIEITGVPVIGQMPELPTGCEATSAAMLLQWAGVDTNKVDVANNIKKGHVPVLKNGKLYGPNPNNVFVGDPFSNFGYGTFHKPIADVINMYLEDKACDVTGASIDDLYKILNSGRPVIVWATIHMVEPKVSKIWYDENGDKVTWMIPEHALLLVGYTQAHVIVHDPYTGNKEHYSKSVFESVWKAMGSQAVTIWANKNG
- a CDS encoding HAMP domain-containing sensor histidine kinase; translation: MIFIAIFIVSLVLSRHITKPVRKLINSTERISKGDFDSKIDIDSEDEIGELAGRFKIMVQRIRGQIRIIERDRDDLKEAQMHSKVFFDNVTHELKTPLTTILGYAQIIKENGFSDKNFFDKGIFCIINESKRMNKMVVQVLEISKFNSSGSKYQFKRVNFSELIVKTCDEMGIKARKYGINIRCLIQDGLAIYGDEDKLKEIIINLIDNSIKYGNVNSDVECKAYHEGNHIFVKIKDKGKGIPKECIDNLFEPFYRISKRFSREKGSVGLGLTIVKKIVERHNGTVNIKSVENIGTEVTLDFKGENND
- the murB gene encoding UDP-N-acetylmuramate dehydrogenase, with the protein product MKKSDVIKRIISVVGEDNVKINEPMSRHTSFKVGGPADIFVTPGSDLEIRDVLKIFRDNGFPVYVMGNGTNLIVRDKGIRGAVLKIYDRFNAISIHGDTLSADAGALLSCVSKQALEAGLKGIEFACGIPGTVGGAIAMNAGAYNGEIKDVVYSVDAIDNDFNIITISGPKLEFGYRISTISKYGYTALRARFKLGHGNYEDIKDRMETLTRRRKEKQPLNLPSAGSTFKRPEGHFAAKLIEDSNLKGVSVGGAEVSKMHSGFIVNNGNASASDILELINIVIDEVYKKFNVRLEPEVKIIGEE